Genomic window (Drosophila albomicans strain 15112-1751.03 chromosome X, ASM965048v2, whole genome shotgun sequence):
CGAATTATTCGTACtcattatgtttatttaatatacacatcaacgaatgaaaacaaaagcctAGTTTTGCACGTGTTGCCCGCAACAGTTATCGGAATTCACTTTTCGATAGTTAATATATCGATTTGAGGAATACAAACCGATAAAAtagtattaattaaatacacaaaatgatTCGTTAGCATTCAGTTTATTTGTGATGAGCTCATTAATAATTTCACCAGTTACCTATTGCTAATAAGATTTTAATAGCAATTTACATAAGTTATGAGCAATTTTCTAAAACCTCAGCTCGTTATACACTTGAATACATATTATTTCTCTGAAGGTACGTCTAAAGTCTTGCTTACAAATGCATAACgttataaatagtttttcaaGATATACAAAAACGAAcgataatttaattattattttaactcATCTGCCGACCTCTTcaagtattaaatatactatataaagtgtggtatatttcgtaACGTACGAATATGTAGTTCTAGTAACGTACGATTCGCAGATAAAAATTTCGTGTAATCGATAGTTTATCAACATTCTGCAATTGTTCATCTCTATTTTTCACGCCAAAAATGGCGATATAAGTGCGTAcgcttattatttttttgctcgGCTTTGGTTTTATTGTCAATATCAAAACATTCGTAGAACTTATTATATAAAGGACGCGCCAAAAGTGATATAAAATGTAAGTACATCGCCTTGCAATAGTTACACATAACTGCAATTGATAGCAAGTCGTCCTTTGTTGTAACGCATTAGTGAGTTTAGCAAATTGGCGAAGAGAAAAAATATCGGCAATGTGGAGTCAGTGgccagttgcaactgcagttgcgCCACCACAACCCTCGTTGCCACCCCCACTGCCTGATGCACCGCCTCCGCCGCCACCATCCGATAATGCAACCTCTGCCACAGCGATTCCGGatgcagccgctgctgctgctgccgccgcgaGTTACGCGGctacagcaacggcaacagcaggcGCAGCTAATCCTTATGATCAATACACGGCGGCACAGTATGCGGCTATGACGCCGGAGCAGCAATACGCCATGCAACAACATTGGCAGCAGTGGCAAACTTATCAGCAGGAATACGCCAAATGGCATGCTCAATATGGTGAACAAGTAAGTTCAGCtagcatatacatacattattattattaatacatattttattattgtatttagtaCACTCGCGAAATGGCCGCTGCAGGCGCAggagcagcaccagcaacgcCAGCAACTCCAGCTGCGGCACCAGTGGCAGCTGCACCAGCAATTGGACCTGTTTATCCACAAGTTGCTGCAGTGCAGTCATATTTTCCCCAAGCTCAGTCacagccgccgccgccgacAGCAGTTGCGGGCCCACCTCAACCAACCCAGGCCCAGTTGTCGGGCAAAATTAGTGCGCAACCGCAGATGTATAATcagccgccgccaccgcctccCCAAGtctaccaacaacaacaacaaacagctccatcacaacaacagcagccacaacaacagcagcaacgtccgccgtggcaacaacaaccgccGCCGGGTCGCTACAATCAAATGCCGCCAGTTAACTACAATGCGAACGATGTGAATGCATTTCCCAATTTGCAGCAGCCACCACCATCGTTTATGCAACATCCGCCGCCGCCAACAAATTCAGCAGATGCCCCTTGGATGGGAAAGGGTGCAGCTCCCAACAagagtggcaacaacaatagcaaaaacGATGAGAGCGATCACCGTTCGCGCTGGGATGGACCGACGTCCAACGAACAGCAAGGACAGCAACGTAATAATCGCTGGCAATCCAATGACCAGggacaacacaacaacagcaataataacaataataataacaatggtGGAAATAAGTCAAATCAATTTGGCAATCGACGCAACTGGCAGAACAATTCAGgcggcaataacaacagcaataacaataacaacaatagtcGCAATCCAAATAATCCGTTTAGCTCAGCACCGCAGGGCAACTATAATGCTGATAATGATGGCGGCAACTTTGGTGGCCAAGGATCGTCTGATGGTTTTGGTGGCTCTGGAAATCGtcgcagtggcaacaacaacaacaatcacggACGGTTTGATCGTCAGCATCAAGGCGGCGCCAATTTTGgacataacaacaacaacagtgataACGGCTCCAATCGCGGTCCCAATCTGAATAACTCTTTCAATcaaccgcaacaacagcagcaacaacagcaacagcgtgCACCAGATTTGGATGAGGCAACGTTCGATCGCTTGTTCCAACAGTGGCAGAAGCAATTCGAAGATTGGAAGCGCGCCAATGCCAATCATCCGGATCGTGCCGAGTATCGTCGCTACGAGGAGGAATTCGAGAAGCAGCGTCGTCGCATCGCCGAGCGTCGGGAGCAAATGCGACTCAGACGCCAAATGCAGCAGTCGCAACAGTCCAATAATAATCAAGATCATCAAGGcatacaacagcagcaacagcaacaacaacagcaacagaagccgCGTAGATCACATTTCGATTTGCCCGACGACGATGGCAGTTATGCGCATATGCCTAGTAGTCGACTTTATAGAAATGAACCAGCCGGTCTGGACTCAGCATCGGACTTGGAGCCACCACATATGCTGAGCAAGAGTAAGGAGCAAACAGGAGCTaaagagcagcagccacaagtTGCTACAACGAAATCACCAAAATCTTCagcaccacagcagcagccaccagCTGAGATTAATAAGAGCACAGCTAATTTGCTGGGCAAGCGGAGAA
Coding sequences:
- the LOC117563940 gene encoding putative uncharacterized protein DDB_G0286901 isoform X2; translation: MWSQWPVATAVAPPQPSLPPPLPDAPPPPPPSDNATSATAIPDAAAAAAAAASYAATATATAGAANPYDQYTAAQYAAMTPEQQYAMQQHWQQWQTYQQEYAKWHAQYGEQYTREMAAAGAGAAPATPATPAAAPVAAAPAIGPVYPQVAAVQSYFPQAQSQPPPPTAVAGPPQPTQAQLSGKISAQPQMYNQPPPPPPQVYQQQQQTAPSQQQQPQQQQQRPPWQQQPPPGRYNQMPPVNYNANDVNAFPNLQQPPPSFMQHPPPPTNSADAPWMGKGAAPNKSGNNNSKNDESDHRSRWDGPTSNEQQGQQRNNRWQSNDQGQHNNSNNNNNNNNGGNKSNQFGNRRNWQNNSGGNNNSNNNNNNSRNPNNPFSSAPQGNYNADNDGGNFGGQGSSDGFGGSGNRRSGNNNNNHGRFDRQHQGGANFGHNNNNSDNGSNRGPNLNNSFNQPQQQQQQQQQRAPDLDEATFDRLFQQWQKQFEDWKRANANHPDRAEYRRYEEEFEKQRRRIAERREQMRLRRQMQQSQQSNNNQDHQGIQQQQQQQQQQQKPRRSHFDLPDDDGSYAHMPSSRLYRNEPAGLDSASDLEPPHMLSKSKEQTGAKEQQPQVATTKSPKSSAPQQQPPAEINKSTANLLGKRRTDSGSNSSAAKQSKQENILIISLDDDDDDAQFVEEQQQVDQEDGVSTADTPMKNIFKKSDGIPGLDLVADGSTAAGSPASVKTAAAAAAAADSSGEGNKKIPSLFDVVIAKPNISPPSRTVSESEETSEAQPTASETMADDVSNALKDPEFMNNLSQALANAQDRQREQQQSNDQDDNAPGPNNNSNSSSNNNNNNSNNNNNNNSNNDGNNDGRQLSFAEWQRKKNHQDDDNDRNMGNFGPGPGGNNGPGNRGGFGPGGFGPDQRQNCGPNFGPNGPPFGPNGSQLMGPNFIDFGGSNFSGPNFDRHGPGPGPGPFGPGGPGGPNGPFGRNFGPNGRNNNPNFSGPGPNFGPNFRGNNGPGPGPFRPNFFGPNGPGPGPNFGGPGPGPFGRHGGMPFDRNNPNDGNFGPGPNFNGPNNNNNNGPNNNNSFNDNPFRRNGGPPAPNFDDGPMGRNGPGFGPRGGGGQRNSFGNNGGSGDNNKPWTNGMIIPTARRLLPVPLPRMRLLPLSSMRTATVPMLPTIAAF
- the LOC117563940 gene encoding putative uncharacterized protein DDB_G0286901 isoform X3, encoding MWSQWPVATAVAPPQPSLPPPLPDAPPPPPPSDNATSATAIPDAAAAAAAAASYAATATATAGAANPYDQYTAAQYAAMTPEQQYAMQQHWQQWQTYQQEYAKWHAQYGEQYTREMAAAGAGAAPATPATPAAAPVAAAPAIGPVYPQVAAVQSYFPQAQSQPPPPTAVAGPPQPTQAQLSGKISAQPQMYNQPPPPPPQVYQQQQQTAPSQQQQPQQQQQRPPWQQQPPPGRYNQMPPVNYNANDVNAFPNLQQPPPSFMQHPPPPTNSADAPWMGKGAAPNKSGNNNSKNDESDHRSRWDGPTSNEQQGQQRNNRWQSNDQGQHNNSNNNNNNNNGGNKSNQFGNRRNWQNNSGGNNNSNNNNNNSRNPNNPFSSAPQGNYNADNDGGNFGGQGSSDGFGGSGNRRSGNNNNNHGRFDRQHQGGANFGHNNNNSDNGSNRGPNLNNSFNQPQQQQQQQQQRAPDLDEATFDRLFQQWQKQFEDWKRANANHPDRAEYRRYEEEFEKQRRRIAERREQMRLRRQMQQSQQSNNNQDHQGIQQQQQQQQQQQKPRRSHFDLPDDDGSYAHMPSSRLYRNEPAGLDSASDLEPPHMLSKSKEQTGAKEQQPQVATTKSPKSSAPQQQPPAEINKSTANLLGKRRTDSGSNSSAAKQSKQENILIISLDDDDDDAQFVEEQQQVDQEDGVSTADTPMKNIFKKSDGIPGLDLVADGSTAAGSPASVKTAAAAAAAADSSGEGNKKIPSLFDVVIAKPNISPPSRTVSESEETSEAQPTASETMADDVSNALKDPEFMNNLSQALANAQDRQREQQQSNDQDDNAPGPNNNSNSSSNNNNNNSNNNNNNNSNNDGNNDGRQLSFAEWQRKKNHQDDDNDRNMGNFGPGPGGNNGPGNRGGFGPGGFGPDQRQNCGPNFGPNGPPFGPNGSQLMGPNFIDFGGSNFSGPNFDRHGPGPGPGPFGPGGPGGPNGPFGRNFGPNGRNNNPNFSGPGPNFGPNFRGNNGPGPGPFRPNFFGPNGPGPGPNFGGPGPGPFGRHGGMPFDRNNPNDGNFGPGPNFNGPNNNNNNGPNNNNSFNDNPFRRNGGPPAPNFDDGPMGRNGPGFGPRGGGGQRNSFGNNGGSGDNNKPWTNGNANRAKASNNRNNNHNKQPHHRSRLG